A genome region from Marinobacter panjinensis includes the following:
- a CDS encoding DnaJ domain-containing protein: protein MPLTFLVIILAVVAWFWLRSQPASQRKPAIIKLVLFSGILMVVVMALTGRLHFLFALLGFLFPLLRRFLPGLLGGGPGGFGGGAGGTEGAEARTGNQSNVASDILNMTLDHDSGDMTGEILKGPMAGRALADLGEGEFIELLQYCRQHDDDSARLLETYLDRRFGDSWRADDPHTGDDSERGESEERYRGGTLSESEARDILGVKPDASRNDIIQAHRRMMQKMHPDRGGSNYFAARINEAKELLLGE from the coding sequence GTGCCATTAACGTTTCTGGTTATTATTCTGGCGGTTGTTGCATGGTTCTGGCTGCGCAGCCAACCGGCCAGCCAGCGTAAACCCGCTATTATCAAACTGGTGTTGTTTTCCGGCATCCTGATGGTGGTTGTTATGGCGCTGACGGGCCGCTTGCACTTCCTGTTTGCCCTGCTGGGCTTCCTGTTTCCGCTGCTGCGCCGTTTCCTGCCAGGGTTGCTGGGCGGCGGGCCCGGGGGCTTCGGAGGCGGAGCCGGCGGCACAGAGGGTGCCGAAGCCCGAACGGGCAACCAGTCTAACGTTGCCAGTGACATCCTCAACATGACACTGGACCACGACTCCGGAGACATGACCGGCGAGATACTGAAAGGCCCCATGGCAGGTCGGGCGCTGGCGGATCTGGGCGAAGGCGAGTTTATCGAACTACTGCAATACTGCAGGCAGCATGATGACGATTCCGCCCGGCTGCTGGAAACATACCTGGACCGCCGCTTTGGCGACTCCTGGCGTGCAGATGACCCCCACACCGGTGATGACAGCGAACGCGGGGAAAGCGAAGAAAGGTACCGTGGCGGCACACTTTCTGAAAGTGAAGCCCGGGATATCCTGGGGGTGAAGCCTGATGCCTCTCGCAATGACATCATCCAGGCGCATCGCCGCATGATGCAGAAGATGCACCCGGACCGTGGCGGCAGTAACTATTTTGCAGCCCGTATCAACGAGGCCAAGGAGCTCCTGCTCGGCGAATAA